One window of Athalia rosae chromosome 4, iyAthRosa1.1, whole genome shotgun sequence genomic DNA carries:
- the LOC105693775 gene encoding chromodomain-helicase-DNA-binding protein Mi-2 homolog isoform X2 produces the protein MASDEEVDESFAGEEEADEAGVAVPNAGQPVGEGSSDAEESQRLEEDDDYEPEERKKKKGKKRKARSEDKKGKKKKKKKKSDSGDESDFAGAEPAEGAGEDSDYAGNRKNRKSSSRKSSGHNTSAVQPQEPNTGMPTIEEVCSTFGLTDVQIDYSEADFQNLTTYKLFQQHVRPLLAKENPKVPMSKLMMLVAAKWRDFSELNPNTQPDADAPSGNLDDDSRSSRGNRGAPVQEIDEDEDEDDDSDRRRKSRGSRAKKGKKASKVPTLKIKLGKRKRGSSDEEAEGSGAGSDRDSDMEFEQMLADAEEPTGAEGGGKGPEESGTEAAPADPPVRRKAKTKIGNKTKKKKKTKTTSKFPDGEEGLQTDHQDYCEVCQQGGEIILCDTCPRAYHLVCLEPELEETPEGKWSCPHCEGEGIAGGAADDDDEHMEFCRVCKDGGELLCCDSCTSAYHTHCLNPPLSEIPDGDWKCPRCSCPPIHGKVAKILTWRWSECPETPSEEPSTSKAAPKQRKMREFFVKWAEMSHWHCDWITELQLDVFHPLMFRNYTRKYDMDDPPKLEEPLDESDTRVKRLQQQDGATNRDNYNLEERFYRYGVRPEWLVVHRVINHRIQRDGRATYLVKWRDLGYDQATWEDENADIPGLKQAVEYYLDLRAANSCDGSSSRKGKKGKGKRSKTREIIDDEERTPKRYTPPPEKPTTDLKKKYERQPDYLDITGMQLHPYQLEGLNWLRYSWGQGIDTILADEMGLGKTIQTITFLYSLYKEGHCKGPFLVSVPLSTIINWEREFETWAPDFYCVTYVGDKDSRIVIRENELSFEEGAVRGGRASKIRSSQIKFNVLLTSYELISIDSACLGSIDWAVLVVDEAHRLKSNQSKFFRLLASYNIAYKLLLTGTPLQNNLEELFHLLNFLCRDKFNDLAAFQNEFADISKEEQVKRLHEMLGPHMLRRLKADVLKNMPSKSEFIVRVELSPMQKKYYKYILTRNFEALNPKGGGQQVSLLNIMMDLKKCCNHPYLFPAASQEAPTGPNGNYEGSALIKAAGKLVLLSKMLKKLRDGGHRVLIFSQMTKMLDILEDYLEGEGYKYERIDGNITGTQRQEAIDRFNAPGAQQFVFLLSTRAGGLGINLATADTVIIYDSDWNPHNDIQAFSRAHRIGQANKVMIYRFVTRNSVEERVTQVAKRKMMLTHLVVRPGMGGKGANFSKQELDDILRFGTEELFKEEEGKEDEAIHYDDKAVAELLDRSKEGIEQKENWANEYLSSFKVASYVTKEGEIEEEADTEIIKQEAENTDPAYWIKLLRHHYEQQQEDIARTLGKGKRVRKQVNYNDGGVTGDQGTRDDQPWQENLSDYNSDFSAPSDDDKEDDDFDEKGDGDLLSRRSRRRLERRDEKDRPLPPLLARVNGNIEVLGFNARQRKAFLNAIMRYGMPPQDAFNSQWLVRDLRGKSEKNFKAYVSLFMRHLCEPGADNAETFADGVPREGLSRQHVLTRIGVMSLIRKKVQEFEHINGYYSMPEMIRKPVEPVEPVKAEGAGDSGATGTSSTSATPATSNAPSPSPAATPTPVNISNDPAVKPNTESLESRETKEDVKEKDKETTDAQEIKEEQKEPKDEEELNKDKENEEEKEEIKPTDGEAEKSEKAKDKVEAKSEDKQPVKLDEKPEITEIKPKPESEEDVVIVKDDDDETDKKEEKESKHKETKESDSEATKPKRKFMFNIADGGFTELHTLWLNEEKAAVPGREYEIWHRRHDYWLLAGIVTHGYGRWQDIQNDIRFAIINEPFKMDVGKGNFLEIKNKFLARRFKLLEQALVIEEQLRRAAYLNLTQDPNHPAMSLNARFAEVECLAESHQHLSKESLAGNKPANAVLHKVLNQLEELLSDMKSDVSRLPATLARIPPVAQRLQMSERSILSRLAATAPGGNNTQSGQAALLAQQFPAGFSGGQLPATFAGAANFGNFRPQYSVPGQPPQGFTA, from the exons ATGGCCTCAGACGAGGAGGTTGATGAAAGCTTTGCCG GAGAGGAAGAAGCGGATGAAGCTGGAGTAGCAGTACCAAATGCTGGTCAACCTGTTGGCGAGGGCTCCTCTGATGCTGAGGAGTCTCAGAGATTG GAGGAAGATGATGACTATGAGCCAGAAGAacgtaagaagaagaaaggaaaaaagcgaaaagctCGTAGCGAAGATaagaaaggcaaaaaaaagaagaagaagaaaaaatccgatTCAGGAGAT GAGAGTGACTTTGCTGGGGCTGAACCAGCAGAGGGTGCAGGGGAGGATAGTGACTATGCAGGAAAtcgtaaaaatcgaaaatcttccTCAAGAAAATCTTCTGGTCATAATACATCAGCAGTACAACCTCAAGAACCCAATACTGGAATGCCAACAATAGAAGAAGTTTGTAGCACATTTGGGCTCACCGATGTACAGATTGATTATTCTGAAGCAGATTTCCAAAATCTTACGACATACAAGCTGTTCCAGCAACATGTCAGGCCTCTTTTAGCTAAAGAAAATCCAAAG GTGCCTATGTCTAAGCTGATGATGCTAGTAGCTGCTAAGTGGAGGGATTTCTCCGAGCTGAATCCCAACACTCAACCAGATGCGGATGCACCATCTGGGAACCTCGATGATGATAGCAGAAGTTCGAGAGGTAATCGTGGAGCTCCTGTTCAAGAGAtcgatgaagatgaagatgaggATGATGACAGtgatcgaagaagaaaatccagAGGCTCACGAGccaagaaaggaaagaaggcTTCAAAAGTTCCCACCCTAAAAATTAAACTGGGAAAACGTAAACGTGGCAGTTCG GATGAAGAGGCAGAAGGCAGCGGTGCTGGGTCTGACAGAGACTCAGACATGGAGTTTGAGCAAATGCTTGCTGATGCAGAAGAGCCCACAGGAGCAGAGGGTGGTGGTAAAGGGCCTGAAGAAAGTGGTACCGAAGCTGCCCCAGCTGATCCTCCAGTTAGAAGAAAGGCTAAAACTAAAATCGGCAACAAGactaaaaagaagaagaagactaAGACTACATCAAAATTTCCTGATGGCGAGGAAGGTCTCCAG ACCGACCACCAAGACTATTGCGAAGTGTGTCAGCAGGGTGGTGAAATCATATTGTGTGATACTTGTCCTAGGGCATACCATCTGGTTTGTCTCGAGCCAGAATTAGAGGAAACTCCTGAGGGCAAGTGGAGCTGCCCTCACTGCGAAGGCGAAGGTATTGCAG GTGGTGCggctgatgatgatgatgagcaTATGGAATTCTGCAGAGTCTGCAAAGATGGTGGTGAACTTCTGTGTTGCGATAGCTGCACGAGCGCTTATCACACGCATTGTTTAAATCCTCCGCTTTCTGAAATACCCGACGGCGATTGGAAGTGTCCAAGATGTTCTTGTCCGCCGATTCATGGAAAAG TGGCCAAGATTCTTACTTGGCGATGGTCAGAATGTCCCGAAACGCCATCAGAGGAACCATCGACGAGTAAAGCTGCTCCCAAGCAACGTAAAatgcgagaatttttcgtcaaGTGGGCCGAAATGTCCCATTGGCATTGTGATTGGATCACAGAGTTACAGTTGGATGTTTTTCATCCACTTATGTTCAG AAACTACACTCGCAAATACGATATGGATGATCCTCCAAAATTGGAAGAACCACTCGATGAATCGGACACCAGAGTAAAACGGTTACAGCAGCAAGATGGAGCTACGAACAGAGATAACTACAATTTGGAAGAGCGATTCTATCGATATGGAGTTCGCCCAGAGTGGTTAGTAGTGCATCGAGTGATAAATCATAGAATACAGAGAGATGGTAGGGCGACATATCTCGTCAAATGGAGGGATCTCGGCTACGACCAAGCTACCTGGGAAGATGAAAACGCGGATATTCCTGGGTTGAAACAAGCCGTAGAATATTATCTAGATTTGAGGGCCGCAAACAGCTGTGATGGAAGTTCATCTCGTAAGGGTAAAAAAG GAAAGGGCAAGAGATCAAAGACCCGTGAAATAATTGACGACGAAGAAAGAACACCTAAGAGATATACACCTCCTCCAGAAAAACCCACAACTGATTTAAAGAAGAAATACGAACGGCAACCAGATTATTTAGATATAACAGGAATGCAGTTACATCCCTACCAGTTGGAG GGCTTGAACTGGTTGAGGTACTCATGGGGTCAAGGAATAGACACGATATTGGCCGATGAAATGGGTTTAGGAAAAACAATTCAGACTATTACATTCTTGTATTCTCTTTACAAAGAAGGGCATTGCAAAGGACCATTCCTTGTTTCTGTTCCGTTATCTACAATCATAAACTGGGAGCGTGAATTTGAAACATGGGCGCCAGACTTTTACTGTGTTACTTATGTCG GTGACAAGGACAGCCGTATTGTGATACGTGAAAATGAATTGTCCTTTGAAGAAGGAGCTGTACGTGGTGGTCGAGCGTCCAAGATCCGTAGTTCGCAAATAAAGTTCAATGTTTTGTTAACTAGTTATGAATTGATCTCCATCGATTCAGCATGTCTGGGATCTATTGATTGGGCTGTTCTAGTCGTAGACGAGGCTCACAGGTTGAAATCCAATCAGTCAAAATTCTTTAGATTACTAGCTTCGTACAATATTGCGTACAAACTTCTATTGACTGGAACACCGCTGCAAAATAATTTAGAAGAACTGTTTCATTTGCTTAATTTCCTGTGCCGTGACAAGTTCAATGACTTGGCAGCCTTCCAAAATGAATTTGCTGATATATCAAAGGAAGAACAAGTCAAGAGATTGCACGAAATGCTTGGACCCCATATGCTCCGAAGATTGAAGGCTGACGTGCTTAAA aatatgCCGAGTAAATCAGAGTTCATTGTTAGAGTTGAACTATCACctatgcaaaaaaaatactacaaatatattttaacGCGAAATTTCGAAGCTCTGAATCCCAAGGGTGGAGGGCAACAAGTTTCACTGTTGAACATCATGATGGATCTGAAAAAATGCTGTAATCACCCATATTTGTTCCCTGCTGCATCTCAAGAAGCTCCCACTGGTCCTAATGGCAATTACGAAGGTTCAGCTTTGATCAAAGCAGCTGGAAAACTCGTACTATTGAGCAAAATGCTTAAAAAATTACGAGACGGTGGGCACAGAGTTCTGATATTCTCTCAGATGACAAAAATGTTGGACATTCTTGAAGACTATCTAGAAGGGGAAGGTTATAAGTACGAGAGAATTGACGGAAACATCACTGGAACGCAGAGACAAGAAGCTATCGATAGGTTCAATGCTCCAG gtGCGCAGCAGTTTGTGTTTCTTTTATCCACACGAGCTGGTGGTCTTGGTATCAATTTGGCTACAGCTGACACTGTGATAATCTACGATTCCGATTGGAATCCGCATAATGATATCCAAGCTTTCAGTAGAGCTCATAGAATTGGACAAGCGAACAAAGTGATGATATACAGATTCGTCACACGTAATTCTGTTGAAGAAAGAGTAACTCAAGTAGCGAAGCGTAAAATGATGCTCACGCACTTGGTTGTGCGCCCTGGTATGGGAGGCAAGGGTGCCAATTTCAGCAAGCAGGAATTGGATGACATTCTCCGATTTG GTACTGAGGAGCTGTTTAAGGAAGAAGAGGGTAAAGAAGATGAGGCTATCCATTACGACGATAAAGCCGTTGCCGAGTTACTGGATAGAAGTAAAGAGGGAATTGAGCAGAAAGAAAACTGGGCAAACGAATATTTGAGTTCTTTCAAAGTTGCTTCGTATGTGACTAAAGAGGGTGAAATTGAGGAAGAAGCTGATACAGAAATTATTAAACAAGAAGCTGAAAATACTGACCCCGCTTACTGGATCAAACTTTTGAGACATCACTACGAACAGCAACAAGAAGACATCGCAAGGACGCTGGGAAAAG GCAAGCGTGTAAGAAAACAAGTTAATTACAACGATGGTGGAGTGACCGGTGATCAAGGTACGAGAGATGATCAACCATGGCAGGAGAATTTGTCAGACTATAACAGTGACTTTAGCGCACCTAGTGACGACGATAAAGAGGATGACGACTTTGATGAAAAAGGTGATGGAGATCTTTTGTCTCGAAGAAGTAGACGTCGTTTGGAGAGACGTGACGAAAAGGACAGACCTCTGCCACCACTCTTGGCAAGAGTTAATGGAAATATTGAA GTCCTTGGTTTTAATGCCAGGCAGCGTAAGGCATTCTTAAACGCTATTATGAGGTATGGAATGCCTCCACAGGACGCCTTCAATTCGCAGTG GTTGGTGCGAGACCTGAGGGGCAAATCGGAAAAGAACTTCAAGGCCTACGTATCATTGTTCATGCGCCATCTGTGCGAACCCGGAGCTGATAATGCTGAAACTTTTGCCGACGGAGTTCCGAGAGAAGGTCTTAGCCGCCAACATGTCTTGACCAGGATTGGAGTCATGTCGCTCATTAGGAAAAAG GTTCAAGAATTCGAACACATAAATGGCTACTATTCGATGCCAGAAATGATTCGCAAACCCGTTGAACCTGTTGAACCTGTAAAAGCGGAAGGAGCTGGGGATAGCGGAGCTACTGGTACAAGTAGTACCAGTGCAACACCTGCCACATCGAATGCTCCAAGTCCCAGTCCAGCCGCTACGCCAACACCCGTTAATATTTCTAATGATCCCGCCGTTAAACCTAATACTGAGTCTCTGGAGTCGAGAGAAACCAAGGAGGATGTTAAAGAGAAAGACAAAGAG ACTACAGACGcacaagaaataaaagaggagCAGAAAGAGCcgaaagacgaagaagaacttaacaaagacaaagagaacgaggaagaaaaagaagagattaaACCGACGGATGGAGAGGcggaaaaatccgaaaaagctAAAGACAAGGTTGAGGCCAAATCAGAAGATAAGCAGCCAGTGAAACTCGATGAAAAGCCTGAAATCACTGAAATTAAGCCCAAACCAGAGTCAGAAGAAGATGTAGTCATTGTTaaagatgacgatgacgaaacggacaaaaaagaa gaaaaagaaagcaaacaCAAAGAGACGAAGGAGTCCGATTCAGAGGCAACGAAACCAAAGCGCAAGTTCATGTTTAATATCGCGGATGGTGGTTTCACCGAACTTCACACTTTGTGGTTGAACGAGGAGAAAGCTGCAGTACCTGGACGTGAATACGAAATTTGGCACCGCAGACACGATTATTGGCTGCTTGCCGGTATCGTGACTCACGGTTATGGTCGTTGGCAAGACATTCAGAACGATATTAG gttCGCTATAATAAATGAGCCTTTTAAGATGGATGTTGGCAAGGGAAATTtcctggaaataaaaaataaatttttagcaAGACGTTTTAAACTCTTAGAACAGGCTCTCGTTATAGAAGAGCAACTCAGGAGAGCTGCTTATCTAAATTTAACACAGGATCCCAATCATCCTGCTATGAGTCTCAACGCACGGTTTGCGGAAGTCGAATGTCTTGCCGAATCCCACCAGCACTTAAGCAAAGAGAGTTTGGCCGGTAATAAACCAGCCAATGCCGTGCTGCACAAG GTGCTAAATCAATTGGAGGAACTTTTGTCGGACATGAAATCTGACGTTAGTCGTTTGCCAGCCACATTAGCGAGAATTCCTCCGGTTGCTCAACGACTTCAAATGTCCGAACGATCTATCCTTAGCCGATTGGCCGCTACTGCACCAGGTGGAAATAATACTCAATCGGGTCAAGCTGCATTGTTAGCTCAACAATTTCCTGCAGGATTTTCAGGAGGGCAGTTACCTGCTACCTTCGCAGGTGCTgcaaacttcggaaattttagGCCACAGTATTCGGTGCCTGGACAACCGCCCCAAGGTTTTACAG CTTGA